From a region of the Deferrivibrio essentukiensis genome:
- a CDS encoding transglycosylase SLT domain-containing protein, with amino-acid sequence MKKLLFLILACLFVFTSVQADEFEQFKDNFLGEFDSYKKQLDEEFENYKRILDEELQNYKKEIGAYWSDLKISNNKIFVEYSQDKKSRKIVDYENDRLIVEVKVDNLSDKTSSIRKVQELVEDTINENLVTAFERDQVSKNVERRLSKKSNIVVTGDIPKVNVLSPYIAKETDLEKIRENIKISDIKEVDGKDSKVLRVEINLPNKDLKEKVNFVKKYVFNYAGVHRIRPEVIFSIIHNESYFNPLAKSYVPAYGLMQIVPKTAGADATKFLFGKEKILAPSYLYNPDNNIKIGAAYFRILYYSYLKDIKNPTSRLYCSIAAYNTGSGNVAKAFVGSYNISAAVNVINRMSPDDVYRTLKRSLPYDETKRYLDKVLDKIKVYEAAL; translated from the coding sequence GTGAAAAAACTATTGTTTTTAATTTTGGCTTGTCTGTTTGTATTTACAAGTGTGCAAGCTGACGAATTTGAGCAGTTTAAAGATAATTTTTTAGGTGAGTTTGATAGTTATAAAAAGCAATTGGATGAAGAGTTTGAAAACTATAAGAGAATCTTGGATGAAGAATTACAAAACTATAAAAAAGAGATTGGCGCATATTGGAGCGATTTGAAAATTTCAAATAACAAAATTTTTGTTGAATATTCTCAGGATAAGAAAAGTAGAAAAATAGTTGATTATGAAAATGACAGGCTAATTGTAGAGGTAAAGGTTGATAACTTATCTGATAAAACTTCTAGTATACGTAAAGTACAAGAATTAGTTGAGGATACTATTAATGAGAATCTTGTGACCGCATTTGAACGGGACCAAGTATCAAAAAATGTGGAAAGAAGATTGAGTAAGAAGTCAAATATTGTTGTCACGGGTGATATCCCTAAAGTAAATGTGCTTTCCCCTTATATTGCCAAGGAAACAGATTTAGAAAAAATTAGAGAGAATATAAAGATTTCTGACATAAAAGAGGTTGATGGTAAAGATAGTAAAGTTTTAAGGGTAGAAATAAATCTACCTAATAAAGACTTGAAAGAAAAAGTAAATTTTGTGAAAAAGTATGTTTTTAACTATGCTGGTGTTCATAGAATCAGACCGGAAGTTATTTTTTCTATAATTCATAATGAGAGCTATTTTAATCCTTTAGCAAAGTCCTATGTCCCTGCTTACGGCTTAATGCAAATTGTCCCAAAGACGGCTGGTGCAGATGCTACAAAGTTTTTGTTTGGTAAGGAAAAAATATTGGCTCCATCATATCTTTATAATCCTGATAATAATATAAAAATCGGTGCAGCCTATTTTAGAATTTTATACTATTCATATCTCAAAGATATAAAAAATCCTACAAGCAGACTCTATTGCAGTATAGCAGCGTATAATACAGGCTCTGGCAATGTTGCCAAGGCTTTTGTAGGAAGCTATAATATTTCTGCTGCAGTTAATGTGATTAACAGAATGAGTCCGGATGATGTGTATAGGACATTAAAGAGAAGTTTGCCGTATGATGAAACAAAAAGATATCTTGATAAGGTGTTGGATAAAATAAAAGTTTATGAAGCTGCCTTATAA